In Lacrimispora indolis DSM 755, a genomic segment contains:
- a CDS encoding PTS fructose transporter subunit IIB, with amino-acid sequence MKIVGVAACTAGIAHTYMAREKLMKGAKARGHEAKIETQGTIGTEHKLTDQDILEADVVILAVDVKISGEDRFKGKPVIRVGTAVVIKNAIGFIEKVEKAISNKK; translated from the coding sequence GTGAAAATTGTCGGTGTAGCAGCCTGTACGGCGGGGATCGCCCATACCTATATGGCGCGGGAAAAACTGATGAAAGGGGCAAAAGCGAGGGGGCATGAAGCCAAAATTGAAACTCAGGGTACCATAGGTACAGAACATAAGCTTACAGATCAGGATATATTGGAAGCTGATGTGGTAATTCTGGCAGTGGATGTAAAGATCTCAGGGGAGGATCGGTTTAAGGGGAAACCGGTCATCCGCGTAGGAACAGCCGTTGTAATTAAAAATGCAATTGGATTCATAGAAAAGGTGGAGAAGGCAATCTCAAACAAAAAGTAA
- a CDS encoding iron-containing alcohol dehydrogenase, whose amino-acid sequence MINFRFSNTTEIVFGRNTQNLIGENIRKYSDCKKVLIVYGSDRIKKNGLFNTVVKALKKEGFCYCELGGVRPNPRLGLVKQGIELCRSETVGFILAIGGGSCIDTAKAIGVGVPYEGDVWDFYLGKEVPQKTLPTAAILTIPAAGSEASLSSVITNEDGWYKKSINLDLIRPVFSIINPELTFSLPPYQISCGVVDMMTHIMERYFTNTAEVDLTDRLCEAALKSIIVNGLATLKEPDHYDTRAEIVWAGTLAHNGLLNTGREQDWASHRIALEMSGKYDIAHGASLSIVYPAWMEYVYSHDKNRFVQFAVKVWDVDMSYGKTDEICLEGIRRMREYFKKLGMPLTFSDAGLPADAFEEMADKATFKDTIPVGNFVKIGKKQMIDIYELCTKEIKL is encoded by the coding sequence ATGATAAATTTTAGGTTTTCCAATACAACCGAAATTGTATTTGGAAGAAATACGCAGAATTTGATAGGGGAGAATATCAGAAAATACAGCGATTGTAAAAAGGTCCTGATCGTATATGGCTCTGACCGGATAAAAAAGAACGGGCTTTTCAACACCGTTGTCAAAGCGCTGAAAAAAGAGGGTTTCTGTTACTGCGAATTGGGAGGAGTCCGGCCAAATCCCAGGCTCGGTCTTGTGAAACAGGGAATCGAACTGTGCAGAAGTGAAACAGTGGGCTTTATCCTTGCAATCGGAGGCGGCAGCTGCATTGATACTGCAAAAGCCATTGGCGTAGGAGTACCCTATGAAGGAGATGTATGGGATTTTTATCTTGGGAAAGAAGTTCCCCAAAAAACGCTGCCAACTGCGGCAATATTGACAATCCCTGCGGCAGGAAGTGAAGCAAGCCTGAGCTCAGTCATTACAAATGAGGATGGCTGGTACAAAAAAAGCATTAATCTGGACTTGATCCGCCCAGTCTTTTCTATTATTAATCCGGAATTAACTTTTAGTTTACCTCCCTATCAGATCAGCTGCGGAGTTGTGGATATGATGACTCATATCATGGAACGGTATTTCACTAATACTGCTGAAGTGGATTTAACAGACAGATTATGTGAGGCTGCCTTGAAAAGCATTATTGTAAATGGACTGGCAACGCTAAAGGAGCCTGATCATTATGATACAAGGGCTGAAATTGTATGGGCGGGAACATTAGCTCACAATGGGCTGTTAAATACCGGGCGGGAACAGGACTGGGCTTCTCACAGAATTGCATTGGAAATGAGCGGAAAATACGATATTGCTCATGGGGCAAGTCTGTCCATTGTTTATCCTGCCTGGATGGAATATGTATACAGCCACGATAAAAACAGGTTCGTCCAATTTGCAGTAAAGGTATGGGATGTAGACATGTCCTATGGAAAAACGGATGAAATCTGCCTGGAAGGTATTCGGAGGATGCGTGAATACTTTAAAAAGCTGGGTATGCCTCTTACTTTTTCTGATGCAGGACTTCCTGCCGATGCTTTTGAGGAAATGGCAGATAAAGCCACCTTCAAGGATACAATTCCTGTAGGGAATTTCGTTAAAATAGGGAAAAAGCAAATGATTGATATCTATGAGCTTTGTACAAAGGAAATCAAACTATAG
- a CDS encoding ketose-bisphosphate aldolase translates to MLINMNEMLKIAEKYQFAVGAFNATESSLFRAVVEEAEDSNSPAIIQVAPGEFDFATREFYTYVRERLAESRVPFVLHLDHGKSLEHCMKAVQAGFTSVMIDGSELSYEENIRISKEVSELAHMINVSVEGEIGTIGVMDNSDEGGVRNVTYTNPEDVTEFVSQTNVDCLAIAIGTAHGIYPKEFKPQLRLQLLREIKNVSPVPLVLHGGSNNPDEEIREACKIGIRKVNISSDFKYAFFKKVNEVIEETGGFIPAKVFTPGILEARKVIRQKMELFGSLGKAECYR, encoded by the coding sequence ATGCTGATTAATATGAATGAAATGCTGAAAATCGCAGAAAAATACCAATTTGCAGTTGGAGCTTTTAATGCCACGGAAAGTTCTCTGTTCCGGGCTGTCGTCGAGGAAGCAGAGGACAGCAATTCTCCTGCGATTATTCAGGTGGCACCGGGGGAGTTTGATTTTGCCACTAGGGAATTCTATACATATGTAAGGGAACGGCTGGCAGAAAGCAGAGTACCGTTTGTGCTCCATCTGGATCACGGTAAATCCCTGGAGCACTGTATGAAGGCGGTTCAGGCCGGTTTTACTTCTGTCATGATCGATGGTTCCGAACTTTCGTATGAAGAAAACATCCGGATTTCAAAGGAAGTATCAGAACTTGCACATATGATAAATGTATCAGTAGAAGGAGAAATAGGGACCATTGGGGTCATGGATAATTCCGATGAGGGGGGAGTCAGAAATGTGACTTATACAAATCCGGAAGATGTTACGGAATTTGTTTCCCAAACCAATGTAGACTGCCTTGCCATTGCAATTGGCACGGCACATGGAATATATCCCAAGGAATTTAAACCACAGCTGCGGCTTCAGCTGTTGAGAGAGATAAAGAATGTATCTCCTGTTCCTCTGGTTCTTCACGGTGGAAGCAATAATCCTGATGAAGAAATACGTGAAGCGTGTAAAATCGGAATACGGAAAGTAAATATATCCAGTGATTTTAAATATGCCTTTTTTAAAAAAGTAAATGAAGTAATTGAAGAGACCGGAGGCTTTATACCTGCTAAAGTATTTACACCTGGAATTCTTGAGGCGCGTAAGGTGATTCGGCAAAAAATGGAATTATTTGGTTCCCTGGGAAAAGCGGAATGCTACAGGTAG
- a CDS encoding methyl-accepting chemotaxis protein, translated as MKSIKTKILLSMALTVFISLCAVGGTSIYLNYSSMIGTMNQTMTELALTASQRVSKELDIYKNIAYEVGSTNRLSSSETSVEDKKILMDQKAKSHGFQRGNILGTDGVSIFDGKDYSDRDYFQRSIKGETAVSDPLISKVTGELTIIISAPLWDKGVPDTKVVGVVYFVPTETFLNDIVASIKISKGSNSYILNKNGGVIADVDMENVINGTNTQDIAKTDPGLAALAALEKGMTEGKSGFGRYNRGSVKEFLAYAPIEGTDGWSFGLKAPMTDFMGATMTGIVISAVLLIAALIVAGIISVVLAGKIGNPITACAERLKKLVQGDLDSPVPVINTKDETGVLAGATRELVDGLKMIIGDVDHILNEMADGRLTVSSNCESAYAGGFGGILQAMTQLRSRLSETLLQISHSAEEVASGAEQVSAGAQALSQGATEQASSVEELGATISLISSHVDLNAKNAEEATLQAKEASSHLENGKEQMKRMTDAMNEINQTSGEIGKIIKTIEDIAFQTNILALNAAVEAARAGEAGKGFAVVADEVRNLASKSAEASRNTASLIESSAYSVQKGTDIAGETANSLEQIASSSEKMASLIYGIAAASQEQASSIAQVALGIDQISSVVQTNSATAEESAATSEELSGQAQILKGLMEQFKF; from the coding sequence ATGAAGAGTATTAAAACAAAAATATTGCTCAGCATGGCTTTGACAGTATTTATTTCTTTATGCGCAGTGGGAGGTACCAGCATTTATTTAAACTATTCCAGCATGATCGGGACCATGAACCAGACCATGACGGAACTTGCCCTCACCGCTTCCCAGCGGGTTTCCAAAGAGCTGGATATTTATAAAAACATTGCCTATGAAGTCGGCAGCACCAACCGTCTTTCCAGCAGTGAAACCAGTGTGGAAGATAAAAAGATCCTCATGGACCAGAAAGCAAAGTCTCACGGTTTTCAGCGGGGAAACATACTGGGAACAGACGGGGTCAGCATATTCGATGGAAAGGACTATTCTGACCGGGATTATTTCCAAAGGTCCATAAAGGGTGAGACAGCGGTTTCCGATCCCTTGATCAGCAAGGTCACAGGAGAGCTTACCATTATCATATCCGCCCCATTGTGGGATAAGGGCGTTCCGGATACCAAAGTAGTAGGTGTTGTATATTTTGTCCCCACTGAAACCTTTTTAAATGATATCGTTGCCAGCATAAAGATAAGCAAGGGAAGCAACTCTTACATACTGAACAAAAACGGCGGGGTCATCGCTGATGTGGATATGGAGAATGTAATCAATGGGACAAATACCCAGGACATTGCAAAGACAGATCCCGGGCTGGCCGCCCTGGCAGCTCTTGAAAAGGGAATGACAGAAGGAAAAAGCGGATTTGGACGTTACAACAGGGGAAGTGTAAAGGAATTCCTGGCCTATGCGCCCATTGAAGGGACTGACGGCTGGAGCTTTGGTCTTAAAGCGCCCATGACAGACTTTATGGGCGCCACCATGACCGGAATCGTCATTTCAGCGGTACTGCTTATTGCGGCACTGATTGTAGCCGGAATCATATCCGTTGTTCTGGCAGGAAAAATCGGAAATCCCATAACTGCCTGTGCTGAACGCCTAAAGAAACTGGTACAGGGCGACTTAGATTCTCCTGTTCCTGTAATCAATACCAAGGACGAAACCGGCGTGCTGGCAGGCGCCACCAGAGAGCTGGTGGACGGATTGAAAATGATCATCGGAGATGTGGATCATATTCTCAACGAGATGGCAGATGGCAGATTAACGGTTTCTTCCAACTGTGAATCCGCCTATGCAGGAGGTTTCGGCGGAATCCTTCAGGCCATGACCCAGCTGCGGTCTAGGCTTAGTGAGACACTTTTACAGATCAGCCATTCTGCGGAGGAAGTAGCCTCCGGTGCGGAACAAGTTTCCGCAGGTGCACAGGCCCTCTCCCAGGGAGCTACGGAACAGGCCAGTTCCGTGGAAGAGCTGGGCGCCACCATAAGCCTCATATCCTCTCATGTAGATCTAAATGCCAAAAACGCAGAAGAGGCCACTCTCCAGGCTAAAGAAGCCTCCTCCCATCTGGAAAACGGGAAAGAGCAGATGAAGAGGATGACCGATGCCATGAACGAGATCAATCAGACCTCCGGGGAAATCGGAAAGATCATAAAGACAATTGAGGATATCGCATTCCAGACCAATATCCTGGCTTTAAATGCCGCTGTTGAAGCCGCCCGTGCCGGGGAAGCCGGAAAAGGGTTTGCCGTCGTTGCCGATGAAGTGCGCAATCTTGCATCAAAGAGTGCAGAGGCTTCAAGGAATACCGCCTCCCTCATCGAAAGCTCTGCCTATTCTGTGCAGAAGGGTACGGATATCGCAGGGGAAACAGCAAATTCTCTGGAACAGATCGCCTCCTCCTCTGAAAAAATGGCTTCTCTGATATATGGAATTGCCGCAGCGTCCCAGGAACAGGCCAGTTCCATTGCCCAGGTAGCCCTGGGGATCGACCAGATATCCAGTGTGGTTCAGACTAACTCCGCCACAGCAGAAGAGAGCGCGGCCACAAGCGAAGAACTTTCCGGTCAGGCTCAGATATTAAAGGGACTTATGGAACAGTTTAAATTTTAA
- a CDS encoding PTS fructose transporter subunit IIC: MKEHGVIAFIKKHVLTAIGYMIPLVVAAGLCMALGQFIDGDVRNSTSGIGYFLYKAGGFGMSAVVPVITAGVAYSMADKPGIAPGLILGFICTEIKAGFIGGIVAGFLVGYLVLTIKKYIKLPQNMQGLMPVMVIPVLTTAVAGILMFTVVGQPFAWLQVTLTSAISSLQSGSKFVFGAVLGGMACFDFGGPVNKTMSTFVNGLMIDGVIEPEAVKFVGSMIPPFGIAISCLLTRNKYTRAEKEALKAAVPMGFCMITEGVIPIAARDLVRVVFACVCGSAVAGGLSMTWGCGSPVPHGGMLSVPLFTNPVKFCLALAIGSVITGVILSAIKKKVTEEDEDFEDLGTVTADMEDIKIEMI, translated from the coding sequence ATGAAAGAGCATGGAGTGATAGCATTCATTAAAAAACATGTATTGACGGCAATTGGTTACATGATTCCTTTAGTAGTAGCGGCCGGATTGTGCATGGCACTGGGACAGTTTATTGACGGGGATGTCCGTAATTCCACATCTGGTATCGGTTACTTCTTATATAAGGCAGGCGGATTTGGTATGTCAGCCGTAGTGCCTGTAATCACTGCCGGTGTGGCCTATTCCATGGCAGACAAACCAGGAATCGCGCCTGGACTTATATTGGGCTTTATTTGCACGGAGATCAAAGCCGGTTTTATCGGAGGCATTGTAGCCGGTTTTTTAGTCGGGTATCTGGTTCTGACTATTAAGAAATACATAAAACTTCCTCAGAATATGCAGGGGTTAATGCCTGTCATGGTAATACCCGTACTGACCACTGCCGTTGCCGGAATATTAATGTTCACAGTTGTGGGTCAGCCGTTTGCCTGGCTTCAGGTAACGCTCACTTCTGCAATCTCAAGTCTTCAAAGCGGTTCAAAGTTTGTATTTGGAGCTGTACTGGGAGGGATGGCCTGCTTTGACTTCGGAGGGCCTGTAAACAAGACCATGTCTACATTTGTCAATGGACTGATGATAGACGGTGTCATTGAGCCGGAAGCCGTGAAGTTTGTTGGCTCCATGATTCCTCCTTTTGGCATCGCCATCTCCTGCCTGCTTACCAGGAATAAATATACCAGGGCTGAAAAAGAAGCTTTGAAGGCCGCTGTTCCTATGGGCTTTTGTATGATTACAGAAGGTGTTATCCCAATCGCTGCAAGAGATCTGGTCAGGGTAGTTTTTGCATGTGTCTGCGGTTCTGCGGTAGCAGGTGGTTTATCCATGACCTGGGGCTGTGGTTCTCCGGTACCGCATGGGGGCATGCTCTCGGTACCTCTGTTCACCAATCCGGTGAAATTCTGTCTGGCGCTGGCTATCGGCAGTGTGATTACAGGAGTGATATTATCCGCAATCAAGAAAAAGGTGACAGAAGAGGATGAAGATTTTGAAGATCTGGGAACTGTCACCGCTGATATGGAAGATATTAAAATAGAAATGATTTGA
- a CDS encoding BglG family transcription antiterminator yields the protein MTGRQMNILNYLREQKDFVTVSEISRVIQVSVTTIRNELNVIQDTIDQANLGKICKKPHKGIKLEMAEEAWNQLLFLSEESQLNSDIPEAKYQIIYYLLTDCNLSLSYIQKKFYISRSFVEKLLPDLKKWFQIYGINFDKKRGKGFQIKYEEFQWRLAMWNLFLSVKQENSKDYLPGKQMEYQAIEYSFMESFLKGFDTSGVNRAIYHLEEAYGFSYGYEAHIQMFFLLSLCIIRSRQKHMIRLPAAPPVKISGEFSGMIKEELIKMLETCYQMKLDSNEKDYVGFVVEISDIQKFHSMNGMCVCQAENLELCYFTFRMVSLMSDIVNVNLRSDTFFLESLFLQLHSMIPRLRYNIRTENPLLKQVKQRYPNIFTAISAVSVYFQKELGLDINEHEMCTLALLLGGAIERSLSTVAACVVCDYGLGISQLLKEQLERTISDIKIVDVLSVRDLKKIIHIPCDLIITTIQLKNICYGKTVVAVEHLLTANDIKNIEDAMKLVRRRNIKNRQHCSKLSICKNLFYEEFMFLHMDVMDKQSLMSLLCKKLTEAGYVTDQFLPSVMEHEVTAPTALGKGIALPHGFAKYVMRPTVAIATLAAPILWQGKEKVDVIFLLAFNLDEAVGMKEETIKFYSVFLDLLDETENINKIRQAGDPEALAELMNQKIMNAVVLEE from the coding sequence ATGACCGGTCGGCAAATGAATATTCTAAACTACCTGCGGGAACAGAAAGATTTTGTAACTGTTTCAGAAATCTCCCGTGTGATTCAAGTGTCTGTAACAACCATAAGAAATGAATTAAACGTGATTCAGGATACCATTGACCAAGCGAACCTGGGAAAGATCTGCAAAAAACCCCATAAAGGCATTAAGCTCGAGATGGCCGAGGAAGCATGGAACCAATTATTGTTCCTATCGGAGGAATCACAGCTGAACAGTGATATTCCTGAAGCAAAATATCAAATTATTTATTATTTACTGACAGATTGTAATTTGAGCCTGTCTTATATTCAGAAAAAGTTTTATATAAGCCGTTCCTTCGTGGAAAAGCTGCTTCCTGATTTAAAAAAATGGTTTCAGATATATGGAATCAATTTTGATAAGAAAAGAGGAAAAGGGTTTCAAATCAAATATGAAGAATTCCAATGGCGCCTTGCTATGTGGAATCTCTTCTTAAGTGTGAAGCAGGAAAACAGTAAGGACTATCTGCCCGGAAAACAGATGGAATACCAGGCAATTGAATATTCTTTCATGGAAAGCTTCCTAAAGGGGTTTGATACTTCCGGAGTCAACAGGGCCATATATCATCTGGAGGAAGCTTATGGTTTTTCTTATGGGTATGAAGCACATATTCAGATGTTTTTCCTGCTGTCCCTTTGTATTATTCGTTCCAGGCAAAAACATATGATACGGCTTCCGGCAGCCCCTCCCGTTAAAATATCAGGTGAATTTTCCGGAATGATAAAAGAAGAGCTTATCAAAATGCTGGAAACCTGTTATCAGATGAAATTGGACTCAAATGAAAAGGATTATGTAGGGTTTGTTGTAGAGATCTCAGATATACAAAAGTTTCACAGTATGAATGGAATGTGTGTGTGCCAGGCGGAGAATCTGGAATTGTGTTATTTTACGTTTCGTATGGTGTCCTTAATGAGCGATATTGTAAACGTAAATCTGAGGTCAGATACATTTTTTCTGGAAAGCCTGTTTCTGCAGCTCCATTCAATGATACCAAGATTAAGATACAATATAAGAACTGAAAATCCGCTCCTTAAGCAGGTAAAACAGCGGTATCCCAATATTTTCACAGCAATATCCGCTGTCAGCGTTTATTTTCAAAAGGAGCTTGGACTGGATATCAATGAACATGAGATGTGCACATTAGCGCTGCTGCTTGGAGGCGCAATCGAAAGAAGCTTATCAACAGTTGCTGCCTGCGTTGTGTGTGATTACGGTTTAGGCATATCCCAGTTGCTGAAAGAACAATTGGAACGTACCATTAGTGACATAAAAATTGTGGATGTTCTTTCCGTCAGGGATCTTAAAAAGATCATCCATATACCTTGTGACTTAATCATCACCACCATTCAGTTAAAAAACATCTGCTATGGAAAAACGGTGGTTGCCGTAGAGCATCTTTTAACAGCTAATGATATTAAAAATATTGAGGATGCCATGAAACTGGTTCGCAGGAGGAACATAAAAAACAGGCAGCATTGCAGTAAGTTAAGTATCTGTAAAAACCTGTTTTATGAGGAATTTATGTTTCTCCACATGGATGTCATGGATAAACAAAGCCTTATGAGTCTTTTATGTAAAAAGCTGACTGAAGCGGGATATGTGACGGATCAGTTTCTTCCGTCGGTCATGGAGCATGAAGTAACGGCTCCCACCGCACTTGGAAAAGGGATCGCATTGCCCCACGGATTTGCAAAGTATGTCATGCGGCCTACAGTAGCCATTGCAACACTTGCAGCTCCTATTTTGTGGCAGGGTAAGGAAAAGGTTGATGTCATTTTCCTTTTGGCCTTTAACCTTGATGAAGCAGTTGGTATGAAGGAAGAAACCATAAAGTTCTACAGTGTTTTTTTGGACCTTCTCGACGAAACGGAGAATATCAACAAAATCAGACAGGCCGGTGATCCGGAGGCGTTGGCAGAATTGATGAATCAAAAAATCATGAATGCAGTTGTATTAGAGGAATAA
- a CDS encoding PTS sugar transporter subunit IIA — protein MAAHVTHMTIEDVIQRSCINLHLTGRTKEEIIMEMTDMFFNSGALSSKELFLRDVYQREMEGPTGIGNQVAIPHGKSDAVIRTSMAVGRADHEIEWETLGDGNSRVFVMFAVNSADKSELVSLLSQVAVALCDDKVIETLLLTEDAEEIFTLFNHKEGSK, from the coding sequence ATGGCGGCACATGTAACACATATGACAATAGAGGATGTGATTCAGCGCTCATGTATTAACCTGCACTTAACCGGCAGGACAAAAGAGGAAATCATAATGGAAATGACGGATATGTTTTTTAATTCCGGAGCCCTTTCTTCGAAAGAACTTTTCTTAAGGGATGTGTATCAGAGGGAAATGGAGGGGCCAACCGGAATCGGCAATCAGGTAGCCATTCCCCATGGGAAATCAGATGCGGTTATTCGTACTTCCATGGCAGTTGGCAGGGCAGATCATGAGATTGAATGGGAAACACTGGGCGATGGAAACAGCAGGGTATTTGTTATGTTTGCTGTTAACAGCGCAGACAAATCGGAACTGGTTTCACTATTATCACAGGTGGCAGTTGCATTATGTGATGATAAGGTTATAGAAACATTATTGTTGACAGAAGATGCGGAAGAAATCTTCACACTATTCAATCACAAGGAGGGAAGCAAGTGA